A stretch of DNA from Nerophis ophidion isolate RoL-2023_Sa linkage group LG18, RoL_Noph_v1.0, whole genome shotgun sequence:
ttgtcttgttggaaaagctgcttgtgtacaaagatcagccttttcactcctgattggaggtgaggcaaagtctcatctgacctgtaaacttttctcccaaaactgctttgggttcaagcacttggtgggcttgaggtttgacagtttccactctgtcactaaacatccatccatccattttctactgcttatcccttaaAACTGGACAATTCAAGGCATGAGCCGACTACAGCAGTgatgaacaaacaatatgaaagtaggtttgaggttctaggtcacatgactgaagctactgacaattgaaatgttcttagtgagctaatgacaagtactttattgacggtcccttaaagtaaagcacttgtcagcagggactgacagacgtggcatgagttttcaaacagtcagcctggctggatgttgaatgtctgttgaatatccaacttggaactcatttgacctctgtttggcatttggagatcactccagcagcactgagagcagtctGAGTCAAACTACCTTGAGATAAATGTTTCAATTGTCAATGCCATCAAAGAAATGGACTCAAAAACGCTATAAAAGTTatggtagcttgatgctaatatacattggctttgctattgacatgctactgattagcattagcaatttctcatgacgttaacacccaccaaatgagttgattaaaactataactaagatgaatgttagaatcagacagctggtgcataataaatccaatatttacaatattaaaactttttggggcgcaacaaaagacatcATGAatttacactactgccatctagcgtACTGGACTTGCAAATGTAAATAAAGCTACATTTAATGATGATATGACAACTAAAAAGAACAAAGGGTAACGAAAGGACTGCAGTTaataataatcttatttttaaacgttgcaatacaaatttatcacaaacaatcaaaattattaacaggcacaaaagtaccaaaaaatcaTACTGTTGAGGCTTGGTATTGATTTGGAGGTAGTGGAATGTGTTCCGAATCAGTTgaaaagtgaacagtacccatccctaccagcaagtgttgttgtactggaaactaatttacaaacacaacttcatcacacacaatactccactatggaattgttcttatattaaaatgagaaacaaatccatctttgaacagcaatggtttgaaaaaggcatttggtcactgatgcacttattgactgatagaaaaagtttattatttgaagatttcattaagtacgacctggaacaaaaaaatactcttaacttaaaagtttccattctttctaaggcaaaagacttaatttaagaaaaaaaagacggaattgaccacttaaagtaatattttgaatgttgttttgcaattgaagacaacacttgttcgttctgtgattgGGAAACAAAAAAAGcagtttatttttaaaatgtatgcaaagtcaatcaatcaatcaatcaatgtttatttatatagccccaaatcacaaatgtctcaaaggactgcacaaatcattacgactacaacatcctcggaagaacccacaaaagggcaaggaaaactcacacccagtgggcagggagaattcacatccagtgggacgccagtgacaatgctgactatgagaaaccttggagaggacctcagatgtgggcaaccccccccccagatgtgggcaaccccccccccctctaggggaccgaaagcaatggatgccgagcgggtctaacatgatactgtgaaagttcaatccatagtggctccaacacagccgcgagagttcagttcaagcggatccaagacagcagcgagagtcccgtccacaggaaaccatctcaagcggatcagcagcgtagagatgtccccaaccgatacaggcgagcggtccatcctgggtctcgactctggacagccagtacttcatccatggtcatcggaccggaccccctccacaagggagggggggacataggagaaagaaaagaagcggcagatcaactggtctaaaaatgaggtgtatttaaaggctagagtatacagatgagttttaaggtgagacttaaatgcttctactgaggtggcatctcgaactgttaccgggagggcattccagagtactggagcccgaacggaaaatgctctatagcccgcagactttttttgggctctaggaatcactaataagccggagtcttttgaacgcagatttcttgccgggacatatggtacaatacaatcggcaagataggctggagctagaccgtgtagtattttatacgtaagtagtaaaaccttaaagtcacatcttaagtgcacaggaagccagtgcaggtgagccagtataggtatatatgtatgtatatatgtatataaaggtatatacagtataggtatatatgtatgtatatatgtatataaaggtatacacagtataggtatatatgtatgtatatatgtatataaaggtatatacagtacaggcgtaatatgatcaaactttcttgttcttgtcaaaagtctagcagccgcattttgtaccaactgtaatcttttaatgctagacatggggagacccgaaaataatacgttacagtagtcgagacgagacgtaacaaacgcatggataatgatctcagcgtctttagtggacagaatggagcgaattttagcgatattacggagatgaaagaaggccgttttagtaacgcttttaatgtgtgactcaaaggagagagttgggtcgaagataatacccagattttttacagagtcaccttgttttattatttggttgtcaaatgttaaagttgtattattaaatagaggtcggtgtctagcaggaccaataatcagcatttccgtttttttggcattaagttgcaaaaagttagcggacatccattgtttaatttcattaagacacgcctccaactgactacagtccggcgtgttggtcagctttaggggcatgtagagttgggtgtcatcagcataacagtgaaagctaacaccgtatttgcatatgacgtcacccagcggcagcatgtagatgctgaagagtacagggccaaggaccgaaccctggggaactccacacgttaccttaacgtagtccgaggtcacattgttatgggagacacactgcatcctatcagtaagataagagttaaaccaagacagggctgagtctgacataccaattcgtgttttgatacgctctaataaaatattatgatcgacggtatcgaaagcagcgctaagatcgaggagcagcaacatagatgacgcatcagagtccatcgttagcaatagatcattagtcaattttgcgagggctgtctcagtcgagtgatttgccctgaaaccggattgaaaggtttcacatagattgttaaacgctaagtgttcatttagctgctctgcaacaattttttctaggattttcgaaataaagggaaggtgagacaccggtcggtagtttaccatgaggtcaggatcgaggttaggtcttttaaggagaggatgaataaccgcttttttgaatgcaatggtaacagtgcccgaggaaagtgataagtttataatatttagcactgatggacctaataatacaaaaagctccttgataagtttcccaggaagtgggtcaagtaaacatgttgtttgtttaaagtaaatctctgtgggatgatgtacaatattggcttttgtctgacactccaaactttgactgatattgatgttgatTGGGGGatgttataaaagaaaaaaataacattaaaaaaaggtttaaaacacaatatatataatacatccacaaatgtaaatttgtaaaaacaaaaccatcctttcccaaaaaaattaaataaaaaatctgccattttctctcacttgtatACTGCAtagaggtctggggacatacatataaaacaatcacaacacaatcatcataatacagagtaatgacgataatgaataaaaatgattatagagacccaacaaatggtttaaaaagacacattttaaaattgtataaaagacaactgttcaaatgatgtataaagtaaataataatatgcttcctgaagtggtccagaagatgtttcagatgtgaaccagtacatatgtatatcatataaaggtgctaatctatgggattattaacaattacaaatacaaatatgtcacacttcaatatttcaaactatccaatctataaatgtaaagatcatattaaacagattgttagacaaacaacaatgtcacacatgttatatgtgctgatgttgttagaaagtcaaaatgaaagtctggacagtttatttcaaatcctgcagtttcatttgctgctgctgttctcaccagcacacttgtgtttcttacactggtacttagaagacaatctttcaccacacacaccacaactcaacactttctctcctgggtgtcttctcatgtgtgcaacAAGCTTTGATTGttgacaaaagcttctgttgcagattgaacaggaatgtgaattttcaccagtgtgtgttctcttgtgtactttcaaacaccagttttctgtaaaacctttatcacagattgaacaggaaaaaggtttttcaccagtgtgtattctcatgtgttctttcaaaccctgacttcgtgtaaaacctttaccacaggttgaacaggaaaaaggtttttcctcagtgtgtattctcatgtgtcttttccatTTGTTAGtatgtgcaaaacctttaccacagattgaacaggaaaaaggtttttcaccagtgtgtcttctcacgTGCACTTTCAAAtgatgactttgtgtaaaacctttaccacagattgaacaggaaaacggtttttcaccagtgtgtgttctcatgtgtactttcaaccaTCGACTTtctgtaaaatctttaccacagattgaacagacaaaaggtttttcaccagtgtgtgttctcatgtgtacttttaaaaggggactttgtacaaaacctttaccacattctgagcaagaaaaaggtttttcaccagtgtgtgttctcatgtgtactttcaaatgtttactttgaacaaaatctttaccacattc
This window harbors:
- the LOC133537312 gene encoding gastrula zinc finger protein XlCGF57.1-like — its product is MDPQTPYFKEEEEDQEPPHIKEEEEEEGISQPKWLEEFPVTGVPVKSEDDEVKGESEERGGGEPPSSSSTQHMTTEADGDHCGGSQADKLLAPLSDSEDTTSHSPDTDDEDSKDDKTCHTDNTHFTCSLCHKTFKYHSLLKTHMRRHTGEKPFICSICGKGFVESHNLKVHMRTHTGEKPYVCSICGTCFVQRINLKVHMRRHTGEKPFICSTCGKGFTESPSLKVHMRTHTGEKPFSCSECGKDFVQSKHLKVHMRTHTGEKPFSCSECGKGFVQSPLLKVHMRTHTGEKPFVCSICGKDFTESRWLKVHMRTHTGEKPFSCSICGKGFTQSHHLKVHVRRHTGEKPFSCSICGKGFAHTNKWKRHMRIHTEEKPFSCSTCGKGFTRSQGLKEHMRIHTGEKPFSCSICDKGFTENWCLKVHKRTHTGENSHSCSICNRSFCQQSKLVAHMRRHPGEKVLSCGVCGERLSSKYQCKKHKCAGENSSSK